Proteins encoded together in one Acidaminococcus timonensis window:
- the nrdD gene encoding anaerobic ribonucleoside-triphosphate reductase — MKVIKRDGSTVSFDRSKIVKAISKANKAVEEKERLPQEDIEEIASFVEHKNKKRLLVEDIQDMVEKQIMIRGRYELAKAYIIYRYNRALVRKANTTDDSILSLISNKNKDVMEENSNKNAVMVSTQRDLIAGEVSRDLTRRVVLPEKISRAHDEGVIHFHDADYFIQPMFNCCLVNLGDMLDNGTVMHGKLIESPKSFQVACTVMTQIIASVASAQYGGQSVDVSHLGKYLRRSREKFKKRLIETTHGDLPEDEMEAILDSRMKDELASGVQTIQYQINTLMTTNGQSPFVTLFLHLDPKDEYIEENAQIIEEILRQRLEGIKNEVGVYVTPAFPKLVYVLDEFNCLKGGKYDYLTKLAVKCSIKRMYPDYISAKKMREIYQGNVFSPMGCRSFLSPWKDKDGNYKFEGRFNQGVVSLNLPQIGIIANGDEDKFWKLLDERLDLCYDALMVRHNALKGIRSDVSPIHWQNGAIARLKKGETIDKLLEGGYSTLSLGYIGLYECTKAMKGVSHTTPEGEEFAMRVMKRLRKACDDWKAKTGLGFALYGTPAESLCYRFARIDKERFGTIKDITDKGYYTNSYHVDVREPIDAFSKFKFESQFQPISSGGCISYVEIPNMKKNPTAIEDVVRFIYDNIQYAEFNTKSDYCQVCGFDGEIQINDNLEWECPQCHNKDQSKMNVTRRTCGYLGENFWNVGKTKEIKSRVLHL, encoded by the coding sequence ATGAAGGTTATCAAAAGAGACGGCTCTACGGTTTCTTTCGACCGGAGCAAAATCGTCAAAGCCATATCGAAAGCCAACAAGGCTGTGGAGGAAAAGGAACGGCTTCCGCAGGAAGATATCGAAGAGATTGCATCTTTCGTAGAGCATAAGAACAAGAAAAGACTCCTGGTGGAAGATATCCAGGATATGGTGGAAAAACAGATCATGATCCGGGGCCGGTATGAACTGGCCAAGGCCTATATCATCTACCGGTATAACCGGGCCCTGGTCCGCAAGGCCAATACCACGGATGATTCCATCCTGAGCCTGATCAGCAACAAGAACAAGGACGTGATGGAGGAAAACTCCAACAAGAACGCCGTCATGGTCTCCACCCAGCGGGACCTGATTGCCGGGGAAGTTTCCCGCGACCTGACCCGCCGGGTGGTACTGCCGGAAAAGATTTCCCGGGCCCATGACGAAGGGGTCATCCATTTTCACGATGCGGATTACTTCATCCAGCCCATGTTCAACTGCTGCCTGGTGAACCTGGGTGACATGCTGGATAACGGTACGGTGATGCACGGCAAACTGATCGAAAGCCCCAAGAGCTTCCAGGTGGCCTGTACCGTCATGACCCAGATCATTGCCTCCGTGGCATCCGCCCAGTACGGCGGCCAGTCCGTGGATGTGTCCCACCTGGGCAAATACCTGCGGCGCAGCCGGGAAAAATTCAAGAAACGCCTGATCGAGACCACCCATGGGGATCTGCCGGAAGACGAGATGGAAGCCATCCTGGACAGCCGGATGAAGGACGAGCTGGCCAGCGGTGTACAGACCATCCAATACCAGATCAACACCCTGATGACCACCAACGGACAGTCTCCTTTCGTAACCCTGTTCCTGCACCTGGATCCCAAGGATGAGTACATCGAGGAAAACGCCCAGATCATTGAAGAAATCCTGCGGCAGCGTCTGGAGGGCATCAAAAACGAAGTGGGTGTCTATGTGACCCCGGCCTTCCCGAAACTGGTGTACGTGCTGGATGAATTCAACTGCCTGAAGGGCGGCAAGTACGATTACCTGACCAAACTGGCTGTGAAGTGCTCCATCAAACGGATGTACCCGGACTATATTTCTGCCAAGAAGATGCGGGAAATCTACCAGGGCAATGTGTTCTCTCCCATGGGCTGCCGTTCCTTCCTGTCTCCCTGGAAGGACAAGGATGGCAACTACAAGTTCGAAGGCCGGTTCAACCAGGGCGTGGTTTCCCTGAACCTGCCCCAGATCGGCATCATTGCCAATGGCGACGAAGACAAGTTCTGGAAACTGCTGGATGAACGGCTGGATCTGTGCTACGATGCCCTGATGGTGCGCCATAATGCCCTGAAGGGGATCCGCAGCGATGTGAGCCCCATCCACTGGCAGAACGGTGCCATTGCCCGGCTGAAGAAGGGCGAGACCATCGACAAGCTGCTGGAAGGCGGCTATTCCACCCTGAGCCTGGGTTACATTGGCCTGTACGAATGCACAAAGGCCATGAAGGGCGTCAGCCACACCACTCCTGAGGGTGAAGAATTTGCCATGCGGGTGATGAAACGGCTGCGCAAGGCCTGTGATGACTGGAAAGCCAAGACCGGCCTGGGCTTCGCTCTGTATGGGACTCCGGCAGAATCTCTGTGCTATCGATTCGCCCGGATCGACAAGGAACGGTTCGGTACCATCAAAGACATCACCGACAAGGGCTACTATACCAATTCCTATCATGTGGATGTACGGGAACCCATCGATGCATTCAGCAAGTTCAAGTTTGAATCCCAGTTCCAGCCCATTTCCTCCGGCGGCTGCATCTCCTATGTGGAAATCCCCAACATGAAGAAGAACCCCACTGCCATCGAAGACGTGGTCCGGTTCATCTACGACAACATCCAGTACGCCGAATTCAATACGAAATCCGACTACTGCCAGGTATGTGGTTTCGACGGGGAAATCCAGATCAACGACAATCTGGAATGGGAATGCCCGCAATGCCACAACAAGGATCAGTCCAAGATGAACGTGACCCGGCGGACCTGCGGCTACCTGGGTGAAAACTTCTGGAACGTGGGCAAGACCAAAGAAATCAAATCAAGGGTTCTGCATCTGTAA
- a CDS encoding GDSL-type esterase/lipase family protein, with amino-acid sequence MKLAFIGDSLVSCTNVTLSDTWYDIASRKRGFEVVNNAAGGKLTLVMWGMFNMDVVDEKADGVFICCGMNDILLDDPLSKVKENMAGTFDKAEKAGLDPIFIGLPPLTRIESTEKGWQLPSEFEKHNAVLKEYRQWLKEEAARRNLPTLDYEQVLSDAEKAAGHSVFEDGLHPTPEGYRAIADAFVALLDETQKDKA; translated from the coding sequence ATGAAACTGGCATTTATCGGTGACAGCCTGGTGAGCTGTACCAACGTGACACTGTCCGATACCTGGTATGACATCGCTTCCAGGAAGCGAGGCTTCGAGGTGGTGAATAACGCTGCCGGGGGCAAGCTGACCCTGGTCATGTGGGGGATGTTCAACATGGACGTGGTGGATGAAAAGGCGGACGGCGTATTCATCTGCTGTGGCATGAACGATATCCTGCTGGATGATCCCCTGAGCAAGGTGAAGGAAAACATGGCAGGTACCTTCGACAAGGCGGAAAAGGCGGGACTGGATCCGATCTTCATCGGGCTGCCGCCCCTTACCCGCATCGAGAGCACGGAAAAGGGCTGGCAGCTGCCCAGCGAATTCGAAAAGCACAACGCCGTGCTGAAGGAATACCGGCAGTGGCTGAAGGAAGAAGCAGCCCGCCGGAACCTGCCCACCCTGGATTATGAACAGGTGCTCAGCGACGCGGAAAAGGCCGCTGGCCACTCTGTGTTCGAAGACGGGCTCCATCCCACACCGGAAGGGTACCGGGCCATTGCCGATGCCTTTGTGGCTCTGCTGGATGAGACCCAAAAGGACAAGGCATGA
- a CDS encoding flavodoxin family protein, translating to MKILLINGSPHNKGNTFLALDEMRKIFDQENIQVEWLQVGNQPIRGCLGCRVCYRTGKCIIDDLVNRAAGLLEEADGVVVGSPVYFAQANATLVAFLTRLFYSTHFDKTMKVGASVVVARRGGLSATFDELNKFFTLCGMPLASSQYWNSVHGQMPGEALQDPEGLQTMRTLARNMSFLMKSIALGKEKYGLPKKEVPHFTNFVR from the coding sequence ATGAAAATTTTATTGATCAACGGTTCTCCTCATAATAAAGGGAATACGTTCCTTGCTTTGGATGAGATGCGGAAAATCTTCGATCAGGAAAATATCCAGGTGGAATGGCTCCAGGTGGGGAATCAGCCCATCCGAGGCTGTCTGGGCTGCCGGGTCTGCTATCGGACCGGGAAATGTATCATTGACGATCTGGTGAATCGGGCGGCCGGCCTTCTGGAAGAAGCTGATGGTGTAGTGGTAGGAAGCCCAGTCTATTTTGCCCAGGCCAATGCCACGCTAGTAGCGTTCCTGACCCGGCTGTTCTACAGCACCCATTTTGACAAGACCATGAAGGTGGGAGCCAGTGTGGTGGTAGCCCGTCGCGGCGGTTTGTCAGCCACCTTTGATGAGCTCAATAAGTTCTTTACCTTATGCGGCATGCCACTGGCTTCCAGTCAGTACTGGAACAGTGTCCATGGGCAGATGCCCGGAGAGGCCCTGCAGGATCCGGAAGGACTCCAGACCATGCGGACGCTGGCCCGGAATATGAGTTTCCTGATGAAGAGCATTGCCCTGGGGAAGGAAAAATATGGTCTGCCGAAAAAAGAAGTCCCCCATTTTACCAATTTTGTTCGCTAG
- a CDS encoding M20 metallopeptidase family protein: MDVLAMTEDELEAQCVEWRRWFHEHPEVSTKEQHTSEKIFSILEELGLDPVRGQGHYGVAATLKGGKPGPMVALRADMDALSVKEDTGLPYASQNPGVMHACGHDIHMTTLLETILRLLRRRDEIQGSVRILFQPSEELAPTGGARYMIKDGFLKDVKAVFGLHVWPNYVCGQIGVKPGAMMAGSDRIKVVIKGKTSHAGHPQEGIDAIMAAADFLEQVSHIVSRRVSPLATATINIGTIHGGSRYNVVPDEVTLEGTIRTLDETNRKNIPEFIQGILDGLKKSAGVEYEFNYYYGYPVLDNWPVPAKLVADTARQVLGENGLAAHVVPDLTAEDFGFYLQDIPGSFLWLGCGTEGQPVHGLHNAKMCPNENALVVGSKLMSQVVINALDALQKGVDFTQKD, encoded by the coding sequence ATGGACGTATTGGCTATGACGGAAGATGAACTGGAAGCGCAATGTGTGGAGTGGCGCCGGTGGTTCCATGAACATCCGGAAGTGAGCACGAAAGAACAGCATACTTCGGAGAAAATCTTTTCGATCCTGGAGGAACTGGGCCTGGATCCGGTCCGGGGACAGGGCCATTATGGAGTGGCTGCCACCCTCAAAGGCGGAAAACCGGGTCCTATGGTGGCGCTGCGGGCGGATATGGATGCTCTTTCCGTCAAGGAAGATACCGGGTTGCCCTATGCATCCCAGAATCCTGGTGTGATGCATGCCTGCGGCCATGATATCCATATGACCACCCTGCTGGAAACCATCCTGCGGCTGCTGCGCCGGAGGGACGAGATCCAGGGCAGTGTGCGGATCCTGTTCCAGCCTTCGGAAGAACTGGCTCCCACCGGCGGTGCTCGATATATGATTAAGGATGGGTTCCTGAAGGATGTGAAGGCCGTGTTCGGTCTCCATGTTTGGCCCAACTACGTGTGCGGCCAGATCGGCGTGAAACCCGGTGCCATGATGGCTGGTTCCGACCGGATCAAAGTGGTGATCAAAGGGAAGACCTCCCATGCTGGTCATCCCCAGGAAGGCATCGATGCCATTATGGCAGCGGCTGATTTCCTGGAACAGGTAAGCCATATCGTCAGCCGGCGGGTGAGCCCCCTGGCCACGGCCACCATCAACATCGGCACCATCCACGGGGGGTCCCGGTACAATGTGGTGCCCGATGAAGTGACCCTGGAAGGCACCATCCGCACCCTGGACGAAACCAACCGGAAGAACATCCCTGAGTTCATCCAGGGCATCCTGGATGGACTGAAGAAATCTGCCGGGGTGGAGTATGAATTCAATTATTATTATGGCTATCCGGTGCTGGACAACTGGCCGGTACCGGCGAAACTGGTGGCGGATACGGCCCGGCAGGTCCTGGGCGAAAACGGGCTGGCAGCCCATGTGGTACCGGACCTGACGGCCGAAGATTTCGGCTTCTATCTGCAGGATATCCCCGGTTCCTTCCTGTGGCTGGGGTGCGGCACGGAAGGCCAGCCCGTCCACGGCCTGCACAACGCCAAGATGTGCCCCAATGAAAATGCCCTGGTGGTGGGCTCCAAGCTCATGAGCCAGGTGGTGATCAATGCCCTGGATGCGTTGCAGAAGGGCGTGGATTTTACCCAAAAGGACTAA
- a CDS encoding YfcC family protein — protein MEATAKLKAVKKVNFPHTFIIIFALIVVAVLLTWIIPAGMYDFVKGPGGKKVLDPATFHYVAQSGINPLKIPLYIMKAMNKRIDLMMVILMAGAAFHIVTKSGSLQAILAIGARKFSDRLEIFLPALTLIFGLICTTQGANTFIPFGPVMVMLAMAMGLDSITGASILLLGGAIGFATGTLNMYTTVVAQTIADLPLYSGLWYRAICFAIYYVITNIYLIRYARKIKADPKQSPMYDLDQETRATTGGMDLEETGKMTRQKAIPLALLVLTFGVIIYGAIALRWGMAEMSAGFLVYAVVADLLSGASPNEMCKDIIAGSKQMLGAAYIIGMATAISTIMNDGKITYTIVHAMAVLLDGLPAGIIAPGMVLANTLINVFLTSGSGQAVAVMPIMIPLSDVLGVTRQTAVLAFNFGDGFCNYVLPTSTALMGTLGVTNIPYDRWMRFMWKLFLIWLLMGCVLASVAQLIHLGPL, from the coding sequence ATGGAGGCAACAGCCAAATTGAAAGCGGTAAAGAAAGTCAATTTCCCTCATACTTTCATCATCATCTTTGCATTGATCGTGGTGGCGGTCCTTCTGACCTGGATCATTCCGGCAGGGATGTATGATTTTGTCAAAGGACCAGGGGGGAAAAAAGTCCTGGATCCGGCAACCTTCCATTATGTGGCCCAAAGCGGCATCAATCCCCTGAAGATTCCCCTTTACATCATGAAGGCTATGAACAAGCGGATCGATCTGATGATGGTGATCCTGATGGCAGGGGCTGCCTTCCACATCGTGACAAAATCCGGTTCCCTGCAGGCCATCCTGGCCATAGGAGCCAGAAAATTCTCGGATCGGCTTGAAATCTTCCTGCCGGCGTTGACCCTGATCTTCGGCTTGATCTGCACCACCCAGGGTGCCAATACGTTCATACCCTTCGGACCGGTGATGGTGATGCTGGCCATGGCCATGGGACTGGATTCCATCACCGGGGCATCCATCCTGCTGTTGGGCGGGGCCATCGGCTTTGCCACCGGTACCCTGAATATGTATACCACGGTGGTAGCCCAGACTATAGCAGATCTGCCCCTGTATTCCGGACTGTGGTATCGGGCCATCTGTTTCGCAATATATTATGTGATCACCAATATCTACCTGATTCGGTATGCACGGAAAATCAAGGCTGATCCCAAACAGAGTCCCATGTATGATCTGGATCAGGAGACCCGGGCTACCACTGGAGGAATGGATCTGGAAGAAACGGGGAAAATGACCCGTCAGAAAGCGATTCCTCTTGCCTTGCTGGTCCTGACCTTTGGAGTGATCATCTACGGAGCCATTGCTTTGCGCTGGGGCATGGCAGAAATGTCTGCCGGTTTTCTGGTGTATGCGGTGGTAGCTGACTTATTGAGCGGTGCCAGTCCCAATGAAATGTGCAAGGATATCATTGCCGGCAGCAAACAGATGCTGGGAGCCGCCTACATCATCGGTATGGCCACGGCCATCAGCACCATCATGAACGACGGGAAAATCACCTATACCATCGTCCATGCTATGGCTGTCCTGCTGGACGGACTGCCGGCGGGAATCATCGCACCCGGTATGGTGTTGGCCAATACGCTGATCAATGTGTTCCTGACCAGCGGTAGCGGCCAGGCGGTGGCTGTGATGCCCATTATGATCCCTCTGTCCGATGTTTTAGGCGTGACCCGGCAGACAGCCGTACTGGCTTTTAATTTTGGCGATGGCTTCTGCAATTACGTACTGCCCACGTCCACGGCCCTTATGGGGACACTGGGGGTGACCAACATTCCCTATGACCGGTGGATGCGGTTTATGTGGAAACTGTTCCTGATCTGGCTGCTGATGGGGTGCGTCCTGGCTTCTGTGGCCCAACTGATCCATTTGGGGCCCCTGTGA
- a CDS encoding M20 family metallopeptidase — MLEQQIDQANACVDEQKPVLTKMADTIFDHPEIGPNEFFAVRLLTDYLTAHGFQVEQGVGGLPTAFRAIWKNGEGGPNLGLLCEYDALPGMGHGCGHHMQGPCILGAAVAIQKAAGAKPFTLTVYGTPAEENLSGKYLMIQNGCTFEELDAALMMHGGPATQTDIKCLAIAKYNLAYHGIAAHAALQPESGRSSLDAMCLAFHGMECLREHVADDVRLHYNILDTGGTPANVVPSLTRAEILVRADKVSAVRALMVRLEKIFQGAAMMTETKAEIKVTKVLDNKIPNLHLNDLLMKYARILGAPNCQPPRKKTGSTDFANVMHRVPGSCIRVAFVEKGATAHSQEFLDAGKTTDAHKAIVYGAKILASTVLELVHQPEELQAIQQEFKERLAEEQK; from the coding sequence ATGCTGGAACAGCAAATTGACCAGGCAAATGCCTGTGTGGATGAGCAGAAACCGGTCCTGACGAAAATGGCAGATACCATCTTCGATCATCCGGAAATCGGGCCCAATGAATTCTTTGCCGTCCGTCTGCTGACCGATTATCTGACAGCCCACGGATTTCAGGTGGAACAAGGAGTGGGTGGACTTCCTACTGCTTTCCGAGCCATCTGGAAGAACGGGGAGGGAGGACCCAATCTGGGTCTTCTGTGCGAATATGATGCTCTGCCAGGGATGGGTCATGGATGCGGTCACCACATGCAGGGACCGTGTATCCTGGGAGCGGCTGTAGCCATCCAGAAGGCTGCCGGGGCCAAACCTTTCACCCTGACCGTATATGGGACACCGGCTGAAGAAAATCTGAGCGGCAAATACCTGATGATTCAGAATGGCTGTACGTTCGAGGAACTGGATGCAGCGCTGATGATGCATGGGGGACCTGCTACCCAGACCGATATCAAATGCCTGGCCATTGCCAAGTACAATCTGGCCTATCACGGAATCGCAGCACACGCGGCTCTGCAACCGGAGTCCGGACGCAGCAGCCTGGATGCCATGTGCCTGGCCTTCCATGGTATGGAATGTCTGCGGGAACATGTGGCTGACGATGTGCGGCTGCACTATAATATCCTCGATACCGGCGGGACTCCGGCCAATGTAGTTCCCAGCCTGACCCGGGCAGAAATCCTGGTCCGGGCAGATAAAGTCAGTGCCGTACGGGCTCTGATGGTCCGGTTGGAAAAAATCTTTCAGGGCGCTGCTATGATGACGGAGACAAAAGCCGAAATTAAGGTAACGAAAGTGTTGGATAACAAGATTCCCAATCTCCATTTGAATGATCTGCTGATGAAATATGCCCGGATCCTGGGAGCCCCCAACTGCCAGCCCCCTCGCAAGAAGACCGGTTCCACGGACTTTGCCAATGTCATGCACCGGGTGCCGGGGTCCTGCATCCGGGTGGCATTCGTTGAGAAAGGAGCAACGGCCCATTCCCAGGAATTCCTTGATGCGGGGAAGACAACGGATGCCCATAAAGCCATTGTCTATGGGGCGAAAATCCTGGCATCCACGGTATTGGAACTGGTTCACCAGCCAGAAGAACTTCAGGCCATCCAACAGGAATTTAAGGAACGTCTGGCGGAAGAACAGAAATAA
- the nrdG gene encoding anaerobic ribonucleoside-triphosphate reductase activating protein, producing the protein MNYATIKKVDVANGPGVRVSLYVSGCTHHCKGCFNQETWDFAYGKPFTQDQLKEILEDLEPDYIRGFSLLGGEPFEPANQEVLVGVLRHIRERYPKKTIWCYSGYLFDHDMLAGKLGDPAITREMLGYLDVLVDGEFVESKKNLNLRFKGSENQRIINVPRSLETGSIVLWDGEEYA; encoded by the coding sequence GTGAATTACGCGACCATCAAGAAAGTGGATGTGGCCAATGGCCCAGGCGTACGGGTTTCCCTGTACGTCAGCGGCTGTACCCACCATTGCAAAGGATGTTTCAACCAGGAAACCTGGGACTTCGCATATGGCAAGCCCTTTACCCAGGACCAGTTGAAAGAGATCCTGGAAGACCTGGAACCGGACTACATCCGGGGCTTCTCCCTGCTGGGAGGGGAACCTTTCGAACCGGCCAACCAGGAGGTACTGGTGGGCGTGCTCCGTCATATCCGGGAGCGCTATCCGAAAAAGACCATCTGGTGTTACAGCGGCTATCTGTTCGACCATGACATGCTGGCCGGGAAACTGGGCGATCCAGCCATTACCCGGGAGATGCTGGGGTACTTGGATGTGCTGGTGGACGGGGAATTCGTGGAAAGCAAAAAGAACCTGAACCTGCGGTTCAAGGGCAGCGAAAACCAGCGGATCATCAACGTACCCAGGTCTCTGGAAACGGGCAGCATCGTTTTGTGGGACGGAGAGGAATACGCATGA
- a CDS encoding acyl-CoA thioesterase — MTRDPKAPVIMTRSVMLKMANSAGNLFGGTLMGWMDEVSGIAAHRFTWTRVTTAAVKAMNFYVPIPYGTVLQLEGRVVRVGHTSLDVAVTAWLEPEQEDQELIRAADALFVYVSLDEKGKPKKIERTL; from the coding sequence ATGACCCGGGATCCCAAGGCACCGGTGATCATGACCCGGTCGGTGATGCTGAAAATGGCCAACTCTGCCGGGAATCTCTTCGGAGGCACCTTGATGGGCTGGATGGATGAAGTGAGCGGCATTGCAGCCCACCGGTTTACCTGGACAAGGGTGACTACGGCTGCGGTGAAGGCCATGAATTTTTACGTGCCCATCCCCTATGGCACGGTCCTTCAGCTGGAGGGACGTGTGGTCCGGGTGGGGCATACCTCTCTGGATGTGGCAGTGACAGCCTGGCTGGAGCCGGAACAGGAAGACCAGGAACTCATTCGGGCAGCGGATGCCCTGTTTGTGTATGTCTCTCTGGATGAAAAAGGAAAACCGAAAAAAATAGAGCGGACGCTGTAA